CTCTTGCTGGTATCGCATGCTAAGAGCGTATTGCTTTCTTATTTCAATTATTTGGTACTATAACTATTGTTATTGGCAACCAAAGTTGCCATTTTAAAAAAAACAAATTTACTGCTTCATCATTTTCTTACTATCCACAACTTTGCCATCTGCTATAAGTGTGTAAGTGTAAATACCGCTGCTAAGGTCAGGTGCGTAAACGTGGATGCTGCCTGCTCCTTTTTCAGTTATGGTTACCTCTTTTAGTACAGTACCCTTGGCATCTACAAATATGATAGCAGCTTGCTGCACACTGATAGTATATAAAAGCGTATAGTAGTTTCATCCTTGTATGGATTGGGATTATTTTGATCAGAATAATAGTTTGCGAATTTGATAATTCTACATCAATCTGATTTGCTTTCGTTTTGTTGTTTGATGAACAACAATTTGAAATTTGATTTTTCAAATCATTTATTTGGGTTTGTTGTTCTTTAAATCCTGCTATCAATATTGATATAAGCGGAGTATAATTAATCGCTTTGTGAGTTGTTGGGCCTGATACAACATTGCCCTGTGAATCAACCATACCAGGGTCTGTAACATCTTTTATGATTGATGGGATAACCTTTTCAACCTCTTGTGCTAATAAACCATATTGGTGTTCCTGATCAAGACCCAGATATTGATTTTTTTGAAAATCAAAATCATAACTTTTGGGCGATAATTGAGTAATAAGGTTTGTAGCATTGCTTAAATCAACAATATTTTTTTTAATGGTTGAGTCAGTGATCCATGTTGCCGCAGAGAAGCCTGGCCCAACAAAATAGGCAGCCCAGTTTGTGCCTGCATTTATAGCAGTTGAGTATATTCCATAGTTAGTACCAGCGCTACCACCACCAGTTGCTGAACATTTTACACCATAGCTACTGCCACCGTATCCTTGTCCACGATTTGCATCAGCTAATACCCCTATGTTTTCACTTGTGCTATTAACACTTTGTGCATATCCCTTTAATGCCCAATTTCTGCTAGTTGCATTAAGGGCACTAAAATCGCCACTTTGGTTATTTACAGAATTGGGACTTTCGCAATTCGACCACACCCCTGTGCAATTTGTTGAAGTTCCGGAAGAGCCTGGATTTACGCGAGTATATAAACCATATGAAGCTGTGGCATTGCCTTGTACATCATTATATATGCCTGTACTTTGCCCACCTTTTGATATAGTACTTAATGATAGCCCTCTTGCAGAACCTGAGGTGGTTGTTACATCCATCACAGATCTCCTCTGCCTGCTAACCCACTTGTTGCCACATCCAAATCACCACTATACAACGAGCGAGCGTTAGTATTGGTACTATTGGGATCTTGAAAATTCTTCACATAAATTCCGCCAGCGTTATCACCATTGCCCAGTGCCCCATTATCGGCCAGCACAAACAAACGCGAACCATTTGAATTAACCACTCCTATCCCAATATCATGATTATTATTTTCGTGTACTACAGTAGTGCAAATTTCAGTTGTATTCGATCCTTTGGTCAAATAATTTAATGTTAAGCCTGTACTACATGCATTAATGAATCCCGATCCAGGGTTATCATCATCACGCACCCAAATTACATTACCATTAGCATCTAAACTTAAAACACCTTGTGTGGCATTGGTAGGTGGATTAACAGCATTATTAACATCAGTAAAGCGTAGCCCACTGAATGTACTTCCAAGTATATTTGACGGGCTATTAACTTCCAAAGTATTTTGTGG
This region of Bacteroidota bacterium genomic DNA includes:
- a CDS encoding tail fiber domain-containing protein, with the protein product MDVTTTSGSARGLSLSTISKGGQSTGIYNDVQGNATASYGLYTRVNPGSSGTSTNCTGVWSNCESPNSVNNQSGDFSALNATSRNWALKGYAQSVNSTSENIGVLADANRGQGYGGSSYGVKCSATGGGSAGTNYGIYSTAINAGTNWAAYFVGPGFSAATWITDSTIKKNIVDLSNATNLITQLSPKSYDFDFQKNQYLGLDQEHQYGLLAQEVEKVIPSIIKDVTDPGMVDSQGNVVSGPTTHKAINYTPLISILIAGFKEQQTQINDLKNQISNCCSSNNKTKANQIDVELSNSQTIILIKIIPIHTRMKLLYAFIYYQCAASCYHICRCQGYCTKRGNHN